In Silene latifolia isolate original U9 population chromosome 3, ASM4854445v1, whole genome shotgun sequence, a single window of DNA contains:
- the LOC141648423 gene encoding putative disease resistance protein RGA3 → MVENEHKFVGRDDEVSDTIHRLLDSTENVGFLTIVGIGGLGKTTLAKHVFNDTRIVSEYPVRFWVCVADQGGAPLDVKGILLKILESVECKIDEKSTIEHLTSEYRRNLAGKKCLLVLDDIWTENASEWNKLKELLMISGSGSRIIATTRSKETARIIGIGTHTDMVELEGLSKENSWRLFEMVAFKEGSSRPSNFVAIGERIVEKCNNVPLAIKVLGTLLYDQPINKWQSFETNGFAGICRSDNEVMSILKFSYDNLEPSVKSCFAYCALFPKDFVIKKEMILNLWEAQGFIVPFHEGQSIENAAEEHFSILAKRCFFKDVMKNEYGEVESFKIHDLMYDLAQKVSGNEMCIVNSNTHKLENGVRHVFLATNNIQDTHIPESKIRSFLWFENTGTGSDNEMVNHVENLAKSWECLRALALKRLPILPDTIGNLLHLRYLNLANTSIQNLPNSIVRLYNLQTLNLNSCEKLKEWPKNFSKLVNLRHLYIDNCHELKCMPLDMSKMSNLRGLTRFVVKDESKKGMQRVGQLKDLKALAMNLAGRISIIFRLNFKSAEVYDWEGSCMEDAEHLNDMKLHFGGRIHLSLSLFFRQLEEMGATEESVIEKLKPHPNLRKFELQWYKGEKIGSWGTLKDNWATCLPNLVRIVLRRCDRLQQLPLLSKLLHLKHLHFYELPELKYMEVEVKSKDGLESSGSIDSEIKFFPSLESLELDTLRNLKGWWRHDSGKMHCQPAFPRLSQLTIKHCNELISFPPCPSLQELHLKGVAKALRDSFPPCPSLKELENYLNNL, encoded by the coding sequence ATGGTAGAAAATGAACATAAATTTGTGGGGAGAGATGATGAAGTTAGTGATACTATACATAGGTTGCTAGATTCTACCGAGAATGTTGGTTTCCTTACTATAGTTGGAATCGGGGGTTTGGGCAAAACCACCCTTGCGAAACATGTTTTTAATGATACGAGGATTGTATCTGAATATCCTGTGAGATTTTGGGTTTGTGTGGCTGATCAAGGTGGCGCACCACTTGATGTTAAAGGAATTCTTCTAAAAATATTAGAGTCAGTTGAGTGTAAGATTGATGAAAAATCAACGATTGAACACTTGACGAGTGAATATAGACGTAATTTAGCTGGGAAAaaatgtttgcttgttttagatGATATATGGACTGAAAATGCGTCAGAGTGGAATAAATTGAAAGAACTTTTGATGATAAGTGGAAGTGGGAGTAGGATTATAGCAACTACACGGTCGAAGGAGACCGCAAGAATCATAGGGATTGGAACACATACTGATATGGTTGAGTTAGAAGGACTTTCTAAAGAGAACTCGTGGCGTTTATTTGAGATGGTAGCATTTAAAGAGGGATCGTCAAGACCCTCGAATTTTGTTGCGATCGGTGAAAGGATAGTGGAGAAATGTAATAATGTTCCTCTAGCTATAAAGGTGTTAGGCACCCTTCTATATGATCAACCAATAAATAAATGGCAATCGTTTGAAACCAATGGGTTTGCTGGAATTTGTAGAAGCGAtaatgaagttatgtctataTTGAAGTTTAGCTATGATAATCTCGAGCCCTCCGTAAAAAGTTGTTTTGCGTATTGTGCATTATTTCCCAAGGACTTTGTTATAAAAAAGGAGATGATACTGAACCTTTGGGAGGCTCAAGGATTCATTGTCCCGTTTCATGAAGGTCAAAGTATTGAAAATGCGGCTGAAGAACACTTTTCAATTTTGGCTAAAAGATGTTTCTTCAAAGATGTCATGAAGAATGAGTATGGTGAAGTGGAGTCATTTAAAATTCATGACCTAATGTACGATCTTGCTCAAAAAGTATCGGGAAATGAGATGTGTATAGTGAATTCTAATACACACAAGTTGGAGAATGGTGTTCGCCATGTTTTTCTTGCTACGAACAACATTCAAGACACCCATATCCCTGAGAGTAAGATCCGTTCGTTTCTATGGTTTGAGAACACAGGGACGGGCAGTGACAATGAAATGGTAAATCACGTGGAAAATTTAGCCAAGAGTTGGGAGTGCTTAAGGGCGTTGGCCTTGAAACGCCTACCAATTTTGCCTGATACAATTGGTAACTTGTTACATTTAAGATATCTCAATCTCGCCAACACTTCAATCCAAAACCTTCCAAACTCTATCGTAAGATTATATAATTTGCAGACTCTCAATTTAAATAGTTGCGAGAAACTGAAAGAATGGCCGAAGAATTTCAGCAAATTGGTGAATCTCCGGCACCTGTATATAGATAACTGCCATGAGTTGAAGTGCATGCCTCTTGATATGAGTAAAATGAGTAATCTTCGGGGTTTAACCAGGTTTGTGGTGAAGGATGAGAGTAAAAAAGGGATGCAGCGTGTTGGGCAGCTGAAAGACCTAAAAGCCCTCGCGATGAACCTAGCAGGTCGCATATCTATCATCTTCCGATTGAATTTCAAAAGTGCGGAGGTGTACGATTGGGAAGGGAGCTGTATGGAAGACGCTGAACATCTAAATGATATGAAGCTACATTTCGGTGGTCGTATTCATCTTTCGCTTTCTTTGTTTTTTAGACAGCTTGAGGAGATGGGGGCTACGGAGGAATCTGTGATAGAAAAGCTGAAGCCGCATCCTAATCTTCGGAAGTTTGAGCTGCAATGGTACAAGGGCGAGAAAATAGGAAGTTGGGGAACATTAAAGGATAACTGGGCCACCTGTCTTCCTAATCTTGTCCGTATAGTGCTTCGGCGTTGTGATAGGCTGCAACAACTCCCATTACTTAGCAAACTACTGCATTTGAAACATCTTCATTTCTATGAATTACCGGAATTGAAGTACATGGAAGTGGAGGTAAAAAGTAAGGACGGTTTAGAATCATCGGGTTCAATTGATTCAGAAATCAAATTTTTCCCTTCCCTTGAATCTCTTGAGCTTGATACCCTTCGGAACCTGAAAGGATGGTGGAGACATGATAGCGGGAAGATGCATTGCCAGCCCGCTTTTCCTCGTCTATCTCAACTCACTATCAAACATTGTAACGAGTTGATATCATTCCCACCCTGTCCAAGCCTCCAAGAACTACACCTGAAGGGGGTAGCTAAAGCACTGAGGGACTCATTCccaccctgtccaagcctcaaaGAACTCGAGAACTACCTTAATAACTTATGA